The DNA region CATCCACCGTGTCGTTACCATCCCCTGTCTCGATCAGGTCCTCGCCCTCCCCGCCGAGGGCGCTGTCATTCCCCGCGCCCCCCTCCAGGCTGTCATTCCCCGACCCGCCGTCCAGCGTGTCCGACCCGTCATTGCCCAACAGCGTGTCGTCCCCGCCCTGGCCGTCCAGACTGTCGGTGCCTTCGCCGCCCGCGATCGTGTCCGCGAGATCGGTCCCGATCAGCAGAACCCCGGGGATCACCACATCCACCGCCTGATCCGCGAACTGCAGCCGGTTCACGCTGATCAGCGTGTCCTCGCCGTCGATCCCGCGCAGGTCCGTCACGATCAGACGACCGTTCACGTTGTCTTCCGTGATCAGGTAATCCGCGAAGGCGCCAGAGAAGACCGCCGTGTCGAACCCCGTTCCGGCATCGATCAGGTCGTCACCGTTGGCTCCGGTGAGAACGTCATTGCCTTCACCTCCAGAGATTTGATCATGTCCATCGTTGCCCGAGAGACTGTCGTTGCCACCAAGACCAGTAATCGTATCGTCTCCAAAGCCTCCTAGTATTTCGTCCCCATCTCCGTTCGTTGAATTGTTTCCGACGATTTCAAGGCGCCCGTTCCTCTCGGCAGAGCCGTCAATCAGTATTGCAGACGCAGGGTTGCCAATGACCGTCAGAACCTCGCCAGCGGCAACGTTTGCATCATTCAGGATGAGAGAATCTGCGAATACTGCATGAATTACTTCAAAGTTCCGCACCCGAGCCATGTCTGGGCTGGCCCCGCCGCCAAGTGGCGACCAAGCAGAACTCAAGGTGTCCCGTCCATCGCCTCCATCAATTAGGCCAGGTAGAGAGTTACTGGCACCAGAAATGAGAACAATGTCATCTCCCGATCCGGCCAATACCTCGCCCACGATATAACTATAGATACTGTCGCTCCCAGAGCCCCCATGCAGCGTCAACTCTGTGGAGTTGCCTCCAATCAGCACATCATTCCCGTCGCCGCCAAAAAGCCTGTCTCCAGAATCGATGCGTACTAGGGTTTCATAAGCCCCCAGAATCGTCTCCGCCGTCAAAAAATCATCACCTGCGCCGCCGGAAAGGAAGTCAGCTCCGGCTCCTCCGATCAAACGATCCCCACCTTCCCCGCCGAGGGCGCTGTCATTCCCCGCGCCCCCCTCCAGGCTGTCATTCCCCGACCCGCCGTCCAGCGTGTCCGACCCGTCATTGCCCAACAGCGTGTCGTCCCCGCTCAGCCCGATCAGGGTGTCGTTGCCCTCGCCGCCGACCAGAAGGTCGTTCCCGCTGATCGAGGCGATGTCCCGCGTCAGGCTGAAGGCGGTCGTGCTGCCCCGCACCGACACATCCGCGACTGCGCCCGCGTTGCCCGTGCTGCGGTCCCAACCGACATAGCTCAGCGACGCGGGGCCACCGGTCGTGCTGGTCGGCACGAACCGCACCAGATCGGTCGAGAGCAGAAGGCGCGCTGCGCTGTCGCCGAGCGCACCGAAATCGGTCCAACTCGTGCCGCCATTGCGCGAGTACTGCCAGGTGCCGTTGCCCGACAGGCCGGTCACCGCGATCCCAGGTGTCAGCGCGCCCTCGTCGACATCGGTGATGCTGGTGCCGATCAGGGACGCAATGCTGCGCGTAGTCACGTTGCCACTGTCGCCGACCAGCGCGAAGGTCGGGTTGACCGAGCTCAGGACCGGCGCATCGTTGCGGGCGGTCACCGTGAGGGAGGCGGTGTCGGATGCCGCGCTTAACGGGCTGTCCGCGCCCTCGGTGACCGCAAGGAACTCGCCCGCGGACCCTGCGCTCCCGTCCCAGGCACGATAGGTAAACTCGGCCGTGGTTCCGTTCAGGGCATCGGGCAGAAAGCGCACCCGGTCCGTTGCGCGCAGCAAGAGGGCCCCGGCGTCGGAGACCGACCCGAACTCGGACCAGGTGGCGCCGTTGTCGAGCGAGAACTGCCAGGTGCCGTTGCCGTCGTCCTGACCGGTCACCGCGATCCCGAGCGGATCGCCATCGATGTCAGTCGCTGCGCCACCGAGAAAAGGGGCGACGGTCCGACCGGTGTTCGTCACGGCATCTTCACTGATTGTGGCAAAGGCCGGGGCAACGGGCGTCAGGATCGGCCGATCGTTGACCGGGTCGATGGTCAGGGTAAAGTCGGCATCGACCGACAACGTCCCATCACTCGCCGTAACCCGAAGGATGAGCGAGCCACTGAAGTCCGCAGGCGGGATGCCCGTGAAGGTCCCGGTGCCTGCATCGAAGCCTAGGCTCAGGACCCATTGATATTGCTGTTTGGGTATGATTCAGGCTCCGTGAGGAGACTGAACTATGAGCAACCTTTTCTGGCTGACGGACGCTCAGATGGCGCGACTTCAGCCCTTCTTTCCGAAGAGCCATGGCAGACCGCGTGTCGATGATCGGCGGGTCCTGAGCGGGATAATCTTCATCAATCGCAATGGCTTGAGGTGGTGCGATGCGCCCAAGGAGTATGGCCCGCCCAAGACACTCTACAACCGCTGGAAGCGGTGGAGTGACAAGGGCGTCTTCGCTCGGATGATGCACGGCCTGGCCTCGGAGGCCGCCACTCCGAAGACGGTGATGATCGACGCGACTTACCTGAAGGCGCACCGCACGGCGAGCAGCCTGCGGTCGAAAAAGGGGGCGACGGAGACCAACGGGGGCGCGCGATCGGCCGAACCAAAGGGGGCATGAACACAAAGTTGCACGCTGTCACCGATGCCGACGGCCGCCCGATCCGCTTCTTCATGACATCGGGCCAGGTCAGCGACTACACGGGTGCGGCGGCCCTGTTGGGCGGCCTGCCGAAGGCGGAATGGTTGCTGGCTGACAGGGGCTATGACGCCGACTGGTTCAGAGATGCGTTGAAGGACAAGGGGATAAGGCCCTGCATCCCAGGCCGCAAGTCGCGCAGCAAGCCCATCAAGCACGACAAGCGCCGCTACAAACGTCGCAACAGGATCGAGATCATGTTCGGCAGGCTCAAGGACTGGCGAAGGGTCGCCACACGCTACGACCGATGCCCGAAGGTGTTCCTATCCGCCATAGCCCTCGCTGCCACCGTCATGTTCTGGCTATGAAACGAGAACGAGTCCTGACCCTATGGCGGCAACGTCTGACTTGATCTTTGAGCGCCAGGTCTTCTTGGCGCTGAATGCGAAAGCTTTTCGCCCGCCGGCCTTGTCGTTGTCCCGCACAAACCAGCGCGCAGAGATTTCACGAGATACGGGGAATGTCTCGGCGTCAGTCTTGCCGTCACCCCCGCCAACCGGGCCTGTTTGAGGTCGAATATTCGGCGCTATGAACTTCTCGCAAAGACGCTGCGCAAAACTTTCAAAAGCCGCTTCGTCCTTCTGATTGGTGAACGTCTCAAGGTGGTAGGACAAGACTTCGCGCCCGACCTCATATGCCACTTCCGACACCGAGTCGGAGAACAAGTCTGGATGACGGGCGCGCATGTAGCGCGAAGGCGAATACTTGGGTTGCTCGGGTGCGGTCTTTGTTGGCTCTCTCATGGCGCAAGCCTATAGGCCCCTCCGCAGCATAGGATAGATACGATCATGCACTAAGTTCTCGGCCTCCCCAAAGTATTTTCACAGAGAGAGCCAGGGAAGCTCGAACCATTTGCACCCACTTTCTGCCACAACGGATGCCACGGGCTATGACCGCTAGGGGCCGCGTTAGGCCATCCGCTGCCGTTGGCTCCGACGTCAGGTTTGGGCCGCTCGTTGCCTGTTGGCCGTTGCTGACGTCCCGGCGAAGCACAGTCTGGCTTTACTGTCCGTTACAGTACCCTGCTGTTCCCGCCGCTTTCGTTGCGCGTTGCGCCTCTGCCACACCCTTAACCCTGCGTCGTGTGCTTCCACGTTGCTTCCACGGGGTGTGCGCAAATGCGAACGGCCACCCGGGGGTGGCTGTATGTCATTGATCTCGCTTGGATTTCTGGTTGCGGGGGCAGGATTTGAACCTGCGGCCTTCAGGTTATGAGCCTGACGAGCTACCGGGCTGCTCCACCCCGCGTCCGTTGTTTGCCCCGTGGGCTTATGGCGCTCGGGGTTGGTTTGAGATCGTTCGAGAGAGTTCTGTCCCTGGTCAGGTCTGGCGGCGACCTACTCTCCCACGTCTTGAGACGCAGTACCATTGGCGCGGCAGCACTTATCGGCCGAGTTCGGGATGGGATCGGGAGTTTTGCTTGCGCTATGACCACCAGACCGGATCAGGGACATGCCCTGCGGTAATGCAGGGCGAACATCAGTGTTGTTCCAGGTCTTGTTTGTGCTTTTGACGATCCAGGGGTCGTATGACCTTGCTGTTTCTGGATCAAATCAAGCCAATCGAGCAATTAGTACCGGTCAGCTGAACGCATTGCTGCGCTTACACCTCCGGCCTATCGACGTGGTGGTCTTCCACGGCTCTCAAGGGAGACCTTGTTTTGAAGGGGGCTTCCCGCTTAGATGCCTTCAGCGGTTATCCTGTCCGGACATAGCTACCCTGCACTGCCGTTGGCACGACAACAGGTCCACCAGTGGTCCGTTCAACCCGGTCCTCTCGTACTAGGGTCAACTCTTCTCAAGTCTCCTGCACCCACGGCAGATAGGGACCGAACTGTCTCACGACGTTCTAAACCCAGCTCACGTACCTCTTTAAATGGCGAACAGCCATACCCTTGGGACCTGCTCCAGCCCCAGGATGAGATGAGCCGACATCGAGGTGCCAAACGATGCCGTCGATATGGACTCTTGGGCATCATCAGCCTGTTATCCCCAGAGTACCTTTTATCCGTTGAGCGATGGCCCTCCCACTTGGGACCACCGGATCACTATGACCGACTTTCGTCTCTGCTCGTCTTGTCAGACTTGCAGTCAGGCTGGCTTCTGCCATTGCACTCGACGACCGATTTCCGACCGGTCTGAGCCAACCTTCGCGCGCCTCCGTTACGATTTGGGAGGCGACCGCCCCAGTCAAACTCCCCACCATGCAGGGTCCCGGACCCGGATAACGGGCCGCGGTTAGACATCAAGAAGGCGAAGGGTGGTATCTCAAGGGAGGCTCCACGGGAACTGGCGTCCCCGCTTCGATGCCTACCACCTATCCTGCACATCACATTCCTGATGCCAATGCAAAGCTAGAGTAAAGGTTCATGGGGTCTTTCCGTCTAACCGCGGGTAGTGTGCATCTTGACACACAGTTCAATTTCGCTGAGTCCACGTTAGAGACAGCGGGGAGATCGTTACGCCATTCGTGCAGGTCGGAACTTACCCGACAAGGAATTTCGCTACCTTAGGACCGTTATAGTTACGGCCGCCGTTTACTGGGGCTTCAATTCGGAGCTTGCACCCCTCCTTTTAACCTTCCAGCACCGGGCAGGCGTCAGACTGTATACGTCGCCTTACGGCTTCGCACAGCCCTGTGTTTTAAGTAAACAGTCGCCACCCCCTGGTCTGTGCCCCCCGCCCATAGTTGCCTACAGACGGGGCTCCCTTCTCGCGAACTTACGGGAGCATTTTGCCGAGTTCCTTTAACGTGGTTCTCTCAAGCGCCTTGGTATACTCTACCAGCCCACCTGTGTCGGTTTGGGGTACGGTCTGATGTGGGGCTATTTCCAGGGACACCGCAGCAGCCCGGTCAATCCGATAAGACCGAACTACAGTAAGCATCCGTCACATCCCACTGGCCACGGAATATTAACCGTGTTCCCATCGACTACGCCTTTCGGCCTCGCCTTAGGGGCCGGCTTACCCTGCTCAGATTAGCTTTAAGCAGGAACCCTTGGGCTTTCGGCGACAGGGTCTCTCACCCTGTTTGTCGCTACTCATGTCAACATTCTCGCTTCTGATCTCTCCACCGGTTGCCTCACGGCCCGGCTTCACAGAAAGCTCTCCATGTCCATGGCCTGCCCGAGAGCAAGACAAGACATGATGAGCTATATCACAGAACGCTCCGCTACCACGCACATTGCTGTGCATCCTGAGCTTCGGCTCGTGGCTTGAGCCCCGTTACATCTTCGCCGCAGGACAGCTTATCTAGACCAGTGAGCTGTTACGCTATCTTTAAATGATGGCTGCTTCTAAGCCAACATCCTGGTTGTTTTGGCCGTCCCACATGCTTTCCCACTTAGCCACGAATTAGGGGCCTTAGCTGCAGGTCAGGGTTGTTTCCCTCTTCACACCGGACGTTAGCACCCGATGTGTGTCTCCCGGATAGTACTCCACGGTATTCGGAGTTTGCTTAGGCTCAGTAAGTCTGTGGGACCCCATCACCCATGCAGTGCTCTACCCCCGTGGGTATTCGTCCGAGGCGCTACCTAAATAGCTTTCGCGGAGAACCAGCTATCTCCAGGTTTGATTAGCCTTTCACCCCTAGCCACAAGTCATCCAGACCCTTTTCAACGGGTGTTGGTTCGGACCTCCAGTTGGTGTTACCCAACCTTCATCCTGCTCATGGCTAGATCACCTGGTTTCGGGTCTGATCCGTCGAACTCATGCGCCCTTTTAAGACTCGCTTTCGCTGCGCCTCCACCTACCGGCTTAAGCTTGCTCGACAGACCAAGTCGTTGACCCATTATACAAAAGGTACGCCGTCACCGCTCGAGGCGGCTCCGACTGCTTGTAGGCGTTCGGTTTCAGGGACTGTTTCACTCCCCTCGTCGGGGTGCTTTTCACCTTTCCCTCACGGTACTGGTTCGCTATCGGTCAGCAAGGAGTACTTAGCCTTCGGGGGTGGTCCCCCGATCTTCAGACAGGATTACACGTGTCCCGCCCTACTTAATATGTCCCGTGGAGCTTCGCATACGGGGCTGTCACCCATATTGCTGGCCTTTCCAGACCATTCTGCTCACTCTTCCAGGCTCGGCTGGTCCGCGTTCGCTCGCCACTACTAGCGGAGTCTCTGTTGATTTCCTTTCCTCCGGGTACTTAGATGTTTCAGTTCCCCGGGTTCGCTTCAAAACCCCTATGTGTTCAGGATCTTGATACCTGGCTCGGCCCATTGTTGATTGCGATGCAAACAACAACGAACCGTCAGGTGGGTTCCCCCATTCGGACATCCATGGATCAAAGCCTATTCCCGGCTCCCCATGGCTTAACGCAGGGTATCACGTCCTTCATCGCCTCTTGCTGCCAAGGCATCCACCAAACGCCCTTTTCGCGCTTGATTTGACCCAGAAAGAGCAAGGCCTCGCGCTCTCGCGCGGGCCGCCTTCCCGGTTGCCGCCTTCCTTGGAAGACGGCCGTCAAAAGCAGTACTACCCTGTCATGGTCCCTGGTTCTTGGACCATGACGGTTACGTACTAGACTTGGAACAATATCGTTCTCGGCCCGAAGGCCCGATGCTGCGTTACTCCGCAACATCAAACGATACTGATGTTTCTCTCTGAACGATGTCAATTCTTCGGCCCGTCATCCTGCTGGACGACCGGGCGTTTCGTCTGGGATCAGACGAGCAAACGCTGCCACGCAACGCTTGCTGATGTGATCCGGCTTGGTGGAGCCTATCGGGATCGAACCGATGACCTCCTGAATGCAAATCAGGCGCTCTCCCAGCTGAGCTAAGGCCCCGCAAGGCGGTGGTGGGTCGAGATGGACTCGAACCATCGACCTCACGCTTATCAGGCGTGCGCTCTAACCACCTGAGCTACCGACCCGCTTGCCGTGCGAGTGAGCTCCGGCACATTGGTGAAGGGATATGAGGACGGCCTGGCCGCTTGTTTTGGACCTATGACTAGGTCCTGCTAAGTGTCTTCTGTAGACCGATGCAGGCATCGACCTGGTGAAGACATCCTTAGAAAGGAGGTGATCCAGCCGCAGGTTCCCCTACGGCTACCTTGTTACGACTTCACCCCAGTCACTGAGCCTACCGTGGCCGGCTGCTTCCTCTTGCGAGGTTGGCGCACCGTCGTCGGGTAGACCCAATTCCCATGGTGTGACGGGCGGTGTGTACAAGGCCCGGGAACGTATTCACCGCGTCATGCTGTTACGCGATTACTAGCGATTCCGACTTCATGCCGTCGAGTTGCAGACGACAATCCGAACTGAGATGGCTTTTGGGGATTAACCCATTGTCACCACCATTGTAGCACGTGTGTAGCCCAACCCGTAAGGGCCATGAGGACTTGACGTCATCCACACCTTCCTCCGGCTTATCACCGGCAGTTCTTCCAGAGTGCCCAACTGAATGATGGCAACTGAAAGTGTGGGTTGCGCTCGTTGCCGGACTTAACCGAACATCTCACGACACGAGCTGACGACAGCCATGCAGCACCTGTGTGGCGTCCAGCCGAACTGAAGAGACCATCTCTGGTCCCGCGACGCCCATGTCAAGGGTTGGTAAGGTTCTGCGCGTTGCTTCGAATTAAACCACATGCTCCACCGCTTGTGCGGGCCCCCGTCAATTCCTTTGAGTTTTAACCTTGCGGCCGTACTCCCCAGGCGGAATGCTTAATCCGTTAGGTGTGACACCGAACAGCATGCTGCCCGACGTCTGGCATTCATCGTTTACGGCGTGGACTACCAGGGTATCTAATCCTGTTTGCTCCCCACGCTTTCGCACCTCAGCGTCAGTATCGAGCCAGTGAGCCGCCTTCGCCACTGGTGTTCCTCCGAATATCTACGAATTTCACCTCTACACTCGGAATTCCACTCACCTCTCTCGACCTCAAGACCAGGAGTTTCAAAGGCAGTTCCAAGGTTGAGCCCTGGGCTTTCACCTCTGACTTTCTGGTCCGCCTACGTGCGCTTTACGCCCAGTAATTCCGAACAACGCTAGCCCCCTCCGTATTACCGCGGCTGCTGGCACGGAGTTAGCCGGGGCTTCTTCTTGGGGTACCGTCATTATCTTCCCCCACGAAAGAGCTTTACAACCCTAAGGCCTTCATCGCTCACGCGGCATGGCTAGATCAGGCTTGCGCCCATTGTCTAAGATTCCCCACTGCTGCCTCCCGTAGGAGTCTGGGCCGTGTCTCAGTCCCAGTGTGGCTGATCATCCTCTCAAACCAGCTATGGATCGTCGGCTTGGTAGGCCATTACCCCACCAACTACCTAATCCAACGCGGGCCGATCCTTTGCCGATAAATCTTTCCCCCGAAGGGCACATACGGTATTACTCTCAGTTTCCCGAGGCTATTCCGTAGCAAAGGGCACGTTCCCACGCGTTACTCACCCGTCCGCCGCTCACCCCGAAGGGCGCGCTCGACTTGCATGTGTTAGGCCTGCCGCCAGCGTTCGTTCTGAGCCAGGATCAAACTCTCAAGTTGAAAGCTGTCTCCAGCTATCCTTGACGTCGAACCTTCGCACATCTGCTATGTCCGTCACGGACATAGTCACTTCTGTCTGCGCTCCGGTCGTTACCGACCGAGCCGCCAAGACAGTGAAGCTGACATCCTCATCATCGGGGCCGAAACCCCTAGAGGACCGATATGCTAGACGTTAGACGCCGATCGCGCCCAAACCGCCCGCATATCCCTTCATTCCCATCAATGTCAAAGAGCACAGACACAAAACAAACCGAGCCGCCAGTCTCCCAGCGTCACCCGAACCGCCTTGCATCCTGAATTTCGCTTCAGCTTTCGCTGCCGCCACCGTCGCTTCCGAACCGCGTTTCCGCGTCCCGTCGTCTTCGGTGAGGCGGTGTTTACGTCCCAGTGCCGGGACCCGCAAGTGAAAAAATGCGGCCACGTGACGATTTTTTGTCAGACCCAAGAAAACTTGGGGTTTCCGGGGCCGCCCGGCGCAGGTTCTCCTTGCGTCAGGCGGGCTTCCGATGTCGAATCGCGCCCTGCCAACGGGGCAGATCAGGCGAATCTTGCCCCGCGATGGGTGATCCGGCCCCCGCAGATGGTCAGCGCGATTCCCGTTTCACCGATTTCCTCGGCAGGAATCGCCTCGATATCCCCCTCGATCAGCACCAGGTCGGCCGCCAGACCCGGCACCAGCCGTCCGGTGATGTGATCCATATGCGCGGCCCAGGCCCCGCCCGCGGTATACGCGTACAGGCTTTCCATCAGCCCCAGCCGCTCATCGGTGCAGTCGTCCGAGAAGGGCTTGCGCGTCAGCGCCGCCTGCAAGCCCCGCATCACCGACACATCCGTCACCGGCCAGTCGCTGGCATAGGCGACAGGCGCGCCCTTGTCGGCCAGCGACTTCCACAGATAGGCGTCCTTCCAGCGTTCCGGCGGAAAGATCGTCTCCATCGTGCCCAGCGGGAAATCCATCACGCCGGGCGGATGGGGCGGCTGCACGCTGGCGGTGATGCCCAAGGCGCCCAGTCTCGGAATGT from Neotabrizicola shimadae includes:
- a CDS encoding IS5 family transposase (programmed frameshift) → MSNLFWLTDAQMARLQPFFPKSHGRPRVDDRRVLSGIIFINRNGLRWCDAPKEYGPPKTLYNRWKRWSDKGVFARMMHGLASEAATPKTVMIDATYLKAHRTASSLPVEKGGDGDQRGRAIGRTKGGMNTKLHAVTDADGRPIRFFMTSGQVSDYTGAAALLGGLPKAEWLLADRGYDADWFRDALKDKGIRPCIPGRKSRSKPIKHDKRRYKRRNRIEIMFGRLKDWRRVATRYDRCPKVFLSAIALAATVMFWL